The Devosia sp. YIM 151766 genome includes a region encoding these proteins:
- a CDS encoding tetratricopeptide repeat protein, which produces MRTLSHAATVMLLAFCAAAPAQAQTAIDAASDFARSMDGLTSMDSVGLPNDTFISALESDAEAGRPLALWQLGSMYENGEGVDKDPVKAFGYYSQIAIQHADTAPRGLEADIVARSFVKLGDYFREGAPEVGLKQDPGEYHRMLLHAASYFGDAEAQYRVGLLYQQEDGLGVSPTLSARWLQSAANKGHCLAQAALGDLLFNGMDTYPPRAAEGLMWLNVAHETCLGTSDQAIAEEILNRAISVASPEDRAAAHAMANMSVEIGIEF; this is translated from the coding sequence ATGCGGACCTTGTCCCATGCCGCCACAGTCATGCTTCTGGCCTTTTGTGCTGCCGCTCCGGCCCAGGCACAGACGGCCATTGACGCGGCGTCCGATTTCGCGCGCTCCATGGATGGCCTCACCTCCATGGACAGCGTCGGCCTGCCCAACGACACCTTCATCTCGGCGCTCGAAAGCGATGCCGAGGCCGGTAGGCCGCTGGCGCTGTGGCAGCTTGGCTCCATGTATGAAAATGGCGAGGGCGTCGACAAGGACCCGGTCAAGGCCTTCGGCTATTATTCGCAGATCGCCATCCAGCATGCCGATACGGCTCCGCGCGGATTGGAGGCCGACATCGTCGCGCGCTCCTTCGTCAAGCTGGGCGATTATTTTCGCGAAGGTGCGCCTGAAGTCGGGCTGAAGCAGGACCCGGGCGAATATCATCGCATGCTATTGCATGCCGCCAGCTATTTCGGCGACGCCGAGGCGCAATATCGCGTCGGCCTGCTCTATCAGCAGGAAGATGGCCTGGGCGTCAGCCCGACCCTGAGCGCCCGCTGGCTGCAATCGGCTGCCAATAAGGGCCATTGCCTGGCCCAGGCCGCGCTGGGCGATCTGTTATTCAATGGTATGGACACCTATCCGCCGCGCGCCGCCGAGGGCCTGATGTGGCTCAACGTCGCCCACGAGACCTGTCTGGGCACCTCCGATCAGGCGATCGCCGAGGAAATACTCAACCGCGCCATCTCGGTCGCCAGCCCGGAAGACCGAGCCGCTGCCCATGCCATGGCCAATATGAGCGTCGAGATCGGTATCGAATTCTGA
- the xth gene encoding exodeoxyribonuclease III translates to MRIATWNINGIKARIQLLLRWLDEEKPDIVGLQEIKSIDEGFPRAEIEALGYNIETHGQKSWNGVALLSKLRFDEVHRGLPGEDADEQSRLIEGVFSTSAGAIRVCNIYLPNGNPVDTEKFPYKLRWMDRLNRFVEERLVLEEPFVLMGDFNLIPAPIDAHDPDAWWGDALYRPESLERFRILRNLGMTDALRAVSAEQAFTFWDFQAGAWRRNAGIRIDHLMLSPQAADRLDEVSVHKDVRGWDKPSDHVPVEGVFSF, encoded by the coding sequence CTGCGCATCGCCACCTGGAACATCAACGGCATCAAGGCGCGGATCCAATTGCTGCTGCGCTGGCTGGACGAGGAAAAGCCCGACATTGTCGGCTTGCAGGAAATCAAGTCCATCGACGAGGGCTTTCCGCGCGCCGAAATCGAGGCGCTGGGCTACAATATCGAAACGCATGGGCAGAAAAGCTGGAACGGGGTGGCGCTGCTCTCGAAACTGCGCTTCGACGAGGTGCATCGCGGCCTGCCCGGAGAAGATGCAGACGAACAATCGCGGCTGATCGAGGGCGTGTTCTCGACCTCGGCCGGAGCCATTCGCGTCTGCAATATCTACCTGCCGAACGGTAACCCGGTCGATACGGAAAAATTTCCCTACAAACTGCGCTGGATGGACCGGCTGAACCGCTTTGTCGAGGAGCGGCTGGTTCTGGAGGAGCCGTTCGTGCTGATGGGCGATTTCAACCTCATCCCGGCCCCGATCGACGCGCATGATCCCGATGCCTGGTGGGGCGATGCGCTTTACCGGCCGGAGAGCCTGGAACGGTTCCGTATCCTGCGCAATCTGGGAATGACGGACGCGCTGCGGGCGGTATCGGCCGAGCAGGCGTTCACGTTCTGGGATTTTCAGGCCGGAGCCTGGCGGCGCAATGCCGGCATCCGCATCGACCACCTGATGCTGTCGCCGCAAGCGGCGGACCGGCTGGACGAGGTGAGCGTACACAAGGACGTGCGCGGCTGGGACAAGCCGAGCGATCACGTGCCGGTGGAAGGGGTTTTCAGCTTCTGA
- a CDS encoding iron-sulfur cluster assembly accessory protein, translated as MTDAALADHPAVTLSDRAAKRVARIIAKEQPGTVLRIAVAGGGCSGFQYEFNLVQEAPSADDLVLQKGEATVLIDSLSLEFMGGAEIDFVDDLVGQSFQIRNPNAVAGCGCGTSFAV; from the coding sequence ATGACAGACGCCGCTCTTGCCGACCACCCCGCCGTAACTCTTTCCGACCGCGCCGCCAAGCGGGTGGCGCGCATCATCGCCAAGGAACAGCCCGGCACCGTGCTGCGCATTGCGGTGGCGGGCGGCGGCTGCTCGGGATTCCAGTACGAATTCAATCTCGTCCAGGAGGCTCCGAGCGCCGACGATCTGGTGCTGCAAAAGGGCGAGGCGACGGTGCTGATCGATTCGTTGAGCTTGGAATTCATGGGCGGCGCGGAAATCGACTTCGTCGACGATCTGGTGGGGCAATCTTTTCAGATCAGGAATCCGAACGCAGTGGCTGGCTGCGGCTGCGGCACCAGTTTCGCGGTTTAG
- a CDS encoding deoxyguanosinetriphosphate triphosphohydrolase, producing the protein MSETAPYASKPSQSLGRLYGTGPSPTRSEFQRDRDRIIHSTAFRRLQHKTQVFLHHEGRHFRNRLTHTLEVSQIARSIARALHLNEDLAEAVALSHDLGHTPFGHAGERALHRAMLPFGGFDHNMQALRVVTLLENRYAEHDGLNLTWETLEGILKHNGPLLHPDGSPYGRFADEGLPGGLDAIPVPADLRLATHASLEAQVAAIADDIAYNAHDIDDALRARLIGLEDFLDVPMAGPIVSEVLHRYPGIPVKRQTHEVQRRMITRAVEDVIATSAGNIAASGVASAEDVRLSGKALVTFSPANAAAETALKHFLFARVYRHDAVMVPVLESEALVERLFARYMADADMPGRWGEAGRAAGGHDRARIVADFIAGMTDPYALDEYQRLFDARPEFR; encoded by the coding sequence ATGAGCGAAACCGCCCCCTATGCCAGCAAGCCAAGCCAGTCCCTCGGGCGGCTTTATGGCACCGGCCCCAGTCCGACGCGCTCCGAATTCCAGCGTGATCGCGACCGCATCATCCATTCGACCGCCTTTCGCCGCCTCCAGCACAAGACCCAGGTTTTCCTCCACCACGAGGGGCGCCATTTCCGCAACCGGCTGACCCATACGCTCGAAGTCAGCCAGATCGCCCGCTCCATCGCCCGCGCGCTGCATCTGAACGAAGATCTGGCCGAAGCGGTGGCGCTCAGCCACGATCTCGGCCACACGCCCTTCGGCCATGCCGGCGAACGTGCGCTGCATCGCGCCATGCTTCCCTTTGGCGGCTTCGATCACAATATGCAGGCCCTGCGCGTCGTCACCCTGCTCGAAAACCGCTATGCCGAGCATGATGGCCTCAATCTCACCTGGGAGACGCTGGAGGGCATCCTCAAGCATAACGGGCCGCTGCTTCACCCCGATGGCTCCCCCTATGGCCGTTTTGCCGATGAAGGCCTGCCCGGCGGTCTCGACGCCATTCCGGTGCCTGCCGATCTGCGGCTCGCCACCCATGCCAGTCTCGAAGCCCAGGTCGCCGCCATTGCCGACGACATCGCCTATAACGCCCACGATATCGATGACGCCCTGCGCGCCCGCCTGATCGGGCTCGAAGATTTTCTCGACGTTCCCATGGCCGGCCCCATCGTCAGCGAGGTGCTGCATCGCTATCCGGGGATTCCGGTGAAGCGCCAGACGCACGAGGTCCAGCGCCGCATGATCACCCGCGCCGTCGAAGACGTCATCGCCACCAGCGCCGGCAATATCGCCGCTTCCGGCGTCGCCTCGGCGGAAGACGTTCGCCTTTCCGGTAAGGCCCTGGTTACCTTTTCCCCCGCCAATGCCGCTGCCGAAACCGCCCTCAAGCACTTCCTCTTCGCCCGCGTCTATCGTCACGACGCCGTCATGGTGCCGGTGCTGGAAAGCGAGGCTTTGGTGGAGCGGCTCTTTGCCCGCTACATGGCCGATGCCGACATGCCCGGGCGCTGGGGCGAGGCGGGCAGGGCGGCTGGCGGCCATGATCGCGCCCGCATCGTCGCCGATTTCATCGCCGGCATGACCGATCCCTACGCTCTCGACGAATACCAGCGCCTGTTTGACGCTCGACCGGAATTCCGTTAA
- the argS gene encoding arginine--tRNA ligase, translating into MDIFALFTTRVIEALRADHPGLDAALLARIVVEPPRDPSHGDLSTNAAMVVAKPLGKNPRELALGLAGRFAHAPDVEAVEVAGPGFINFRLSNAIWHQVLKAVGAQGNNFGRSDIGQSERVNVEFVSANPTGPMHVGHTRGAVFGDALASLMTWSGYDVTREYYINDTGGQTIILGRSALLRYHQAVGEAIEIPPGFYPGDYLIAVGQALAAEHGRALLDMPEEESVLIAREAALAAMMVLIKADLAQLNIHHDVFFSERQLHGPGGDIEKTLAWLREEGMVYEGRLEAPKGKAPEDWEDREQTLFRATDYGDDTDRALVKSDGSYTYFAADIAYHRNKYLRGFKHMINVLGADHSGYVKRLQAAVKAVSHGEADMDVRICQLVRLLKNGEPFKMSKRSGDLVTLADVVDEVGSDATRFMLLFRRNDAAMDFDFALVKEQTRDNPVFYVQYAHARACSVFRTAQRDMPELDISAASLAAAEIERLDSAADIELIRLLGAWPRTVAAASLAHEPHRIAFFVHDLAAAFHGFWAKGRDDRDLRFVNPSDANLTLARLALVDAIRQVIRNGLGILGVSSPEELS; encoded by the coding sequence ATGGATATCTTCGCCCTTTTCACCACTCGGGTCATCGAGGCCCTGCGCGCCGATCATCCGGGGCTCGACGCGGCCCTGCTGGCGCGCATTGTGGTGGAGCCGCCCCGCGATCCCAGCCACGGCGACCTGTCCACCAATGCTGCCATGGTCGTCGCCAAGCCCCTGGGCAAGAATCCGCGCGAACTGGCCCTTGGCCTTGCCGGCCGCTTCGCCCATGCGCCCGACGTGGAAGCCGTCGAGGTCGCCGGTCCCGGCTTCATCAATTTCCGTCTCTCCAATGCCATCTGGCATCAGGTGTTGAAGGCGGTCGGCGCGCAAGGCAACAATTTCGGCCGCTCCGATATCGGTCAGAGCGAGCGGGTCAATGTCGAATTCGTCTCGGCCAATCCCACCGGCCCCATGCATGTCGGCCATACCCGCGGCGCCGTTTTCGGCGACGCCCTGGCCTCGCTCATGACCTGGTCCGGCTATGACGTGACCCGCGAATATTACATCAACGATACCGGCGGCCAGACCATCATTCTCGGCCGCTCCGCTTTGCTGCGCTATCACCAGGCCGTGGGCGAGGCCATCGAGATTCCACCCGGCTTCTATCCCGGCGATTACCTCATTGCCGTGGGCCAGGCGCTGGCCGCCGAACATGGCCGCGCCCTGCTCGACATGCCCGAGGAAGAATCTGTCCTCATCGCCCGCGAGGCCGCCCTGGCCGCCATGATGGTGCTGATCAAGGCCGATCTCGCCCAGCTCAACATCCATCACGATGTCTTCTTCTCCGAACGCCAGCTCCACGGTCCCGGCGGCGATATCGAAAAAACCCTGGCCTGGCTGCGCGAGGAAGGCATGGTCTATGAGGGCCGGCTCGAAGCCCCCAAGGGCAAGGCCCCCGAGGATTGGGAAGACCGCGAACAGACCCTGTTCCGCGCCACCGATTACGGCGACGACACCGATCGGGCGCTGGTCAAGTCGGATGGCTCCTACACCTATTTCGCCGCCGACATCGCCTATCACCGCAACAAATATCTGCGTGGCTTCAAGCATATGATCAATGTGCTGGGCGCCGACCATTCCGGCTATGTCAAGCGCCTCCAGGCGGCGGTGAAGGCCGTGTCCCATGGCGAGGCCGATATGGACGTCCGCATCTGCCAGCTCGTCCGTCTGCTCAAGAACGGCGAGCCGTTCAAGATGTCCAAGCGCTCCGGCGATCTGGTCACCCTGGCCGATGTGGTCGACGAGGTCGGCTCCGACGCCACCCGCTTCATGCTGCTGTTCCGTCGCAACGATGCGGCGATGGATTTCGATTTCGCGCTGGTCAAGGAACAGACTCGCGACAACCCGGTCTTCTATGTCCAATACGCCCATGCCCGCGCCTGCTCGGTCTTCCGGACCGCCCAGCGCGACATGCCCGAGCTCGATATTTCCGCCGCCTCCCTCGCCGCGGCCGAGATCGAGCGGCTGGACAGCGCCGCCGATATCGAGCTCATTCGCCTGCTGGGCGCCTGGCCGCGCACGGTCGCGGCAGCGTCCCTGGCCCATGAGCCGCACCGCATCGCCTTCTTCGTCCACGATCTGGCGGCGGCCTTCCACGGCTTCTGGGCCAAGGGCAGGGATGATCGTGATTTACGCTTTGTTAACCCTTCCGACGCGAATTTGACACTGGCTCGACTCGCGCTCGTGGACGCCATACGTCAGGTGATCCGCAATGGTCTGGGGATTTTGGGAGTGAGCTCGCCCGAAGAGCTTTCATAA
- a CDS encoding SPOR domain-containing protein — MAAPNEAPDDLIAELARLMADDARTDQNVHTPPSTPPLTGDKPAPVRIPGGEASQATENSAAAIRIPGMPPAGQASPEAEPFNFDFAIGNAASRAAGPATPLPSAKPSVPAETPAAAEPPADGATLDYDGLADLIAAELANDLPPAEPVPVMPGPARGEDNFGVPPVFGLGAPAASQPAVETISEAVAIGPEPVIVAPEPETVPDEPVSAPVFSGISPTAEPDPSDPLSDIERLLGPVVPKAQNEAEIARAPSPALRSLATPTLPAAAPVEDGAAPAQQAEPGSVDDAILAAAAATGARVEWVDPAYDRPDAMAEDRADIAEEPRRRPALSRAVAGPLVAVGLLGIAGFGLYWVLGQDAAPSGPAPLVVADTATVKNVPEPAEASGHESVVFNEISGAGNAADEQIVPRDQSDEAALNEAISPSATGNVLTSDDGTSIDPNQDGLVNRKVRTVTVRPDGTIISGDESMAGGSILPVERPNVPEVPGADFSTPDLIASTIAAAEAATETVPEATSGPQAAPVASGATVPVADASGAVIQGRTVTVPVSRPDDFAQVAAAALAASAVPATTPLAVTAPQPAAAQPVATTTGDASAYVQLASQRNEEAARQSAQAMTTRFGVLFGGASPEIQRVDLGERGIYYRVLVPASSRDAAANICTNIKAAGGDCLLL, encoded by the coding sequence ATGGCCGCACCGAACGAAGCACCGGACGATCTTATTGCCGAGCTTGCCCGGCTCATGGCCGATGATGCCCGCACCGATCAGAATGTCCACACGCCTCCCTCCACGCCGCCACTGACCGGCGACAAGCCCGCACCCGTCCGCATTCCGGGTGGCGAGGCGAGCCAAGCGACGGAAAATTCCGCCGCTGCCATTCGCATTCCCGGCATGCCGCCTGCCGGTCAGGCCTCGCCCGAGGCCGAACCGTTCAATTTCGATTTCGCCATCGGCAATGCGGCTTCCCGCGCTGCCGGCCCCGCCACGCCGCTGCCCTCCGCTAAACCCTCGGTTCCGGCCGAAACGCCCGCCGCCGCCGAGCCGCCCGCCGATGGCGCGACGCTGGATTATGACGGCCTGGCCGATCTTATCGCCGCCGAACTGGCCAATGACCTGCCCCCCGCCGAGCCCGTGCCCGTCATGCCCGGCCCGGCGCGCGGCGAGGACAATTTCGGCGTGCCGCCGGTCTTCGGCCTGGGTGCGCCGGCCGCGTCCCAGCCGGCGGTGGAAACCATCAGCGAAGCGGTCGCCATAGGACCGGAGCCCGTCATCGTGGCCCCGGAGCCGGAAACGGTGCCGGATGAACCCGTTTCCGCGCCGGTTTTCTCCGGCATTTCGCCGACCGCCGAGCCCGATCCCTCGGACCCGCTTTCCGATATCGAGCGTCTGCTCGGTCCCGTTGTGCCCAAGGCCCAGAACGAAGCCGAAATCGCGCGCGCGCCCAGCCCGGCGCTGCGCAGCCTGGCGACGCCGACCCTGCCGGCCGCCGCCCCGGTCGAGGACGGCGCCGCGCCGGCGCAACAGGCCGAGCCGGGCTCGGTGGACGATGCCATCCTGGCCGCCGCCGCCGCGACCGGCGCGCGGGTGGAATGGGTCGATCCCGCTTATGACCGGCCCGACGCCATGGCCGAGGACAGGGCCGACATCGCGGAAGAACCCCGGCGCCGGCCAGCTCTGTCCCGCGCCGTTGCCGGCCCGTTGGTCGCTGTCGGCCTGCTGGGAATTGCCGGATTCGGCCTCTATTGGGTCCTGGGGCAGGACGCCGCGCCCTCCGGTCCGGCTCCCCTGGTTGTCGCCGACACCGCGACCGTGAAGAACGTACCCGAGCCCGCCGAGGCCAGTGGCCATGAATCGGTGGTGTTCAACGAAATTTCCGGAGCCGGCAATGCGGCGGACGAACAGATCGTTCCCCGTGATCAGTCCGACGAAGCGGCGCTGAACGAGGCCATTTCTCCCTCTGCCACCGGCAATGTCCTGACCTCGGACGATGGCACCTCGATCGATCCGAACCAGGACGGCCTAGTCAATCGCAAGGTGCGCACCGTCACCGTGCGTCCGGACGGCACCATCATCAGCGGCGACGAAAGCATGGCTGGTGGCTCCATTCTGCCGGTCGAGCGCCCGAATGTGCCGGAAGTGCCCGGCGCCGATTTCTCCACGCCCGACCTGATCGCCAGCACTATCGCAGCGGCGGAAGCCGCGACGGAGACGGTGCCGGAAGCGACATCCGGTCCGCAGGCCGCGCCGGTCGCCTCCGGCGCGACCGTGCCTGTCGCCGACGCCTCCGGCGCCGTGATCCAGGGCCGCACCGTGACCGTTCCGGTGAGCCGCCCCGACGATTTCGCCCAGGTCGCTGCCGCCGCCCTGGCCGCGTCAGCCGTTCCGGCGACAACCCCGCTGGCCGTGACCGCCCCGCAACCGGCCGCCGCCCAGCCGGTGGCGACGACGACCGGCGACGCTTCCGCCTATGTGCAGCTCGCCTCGCAGCGCAATGAGGAAGCGGCGCGGCAATCGGCCCAAGCGATGACCACGCGCTTTGGCGTCCTGTTCGGCGGCGCCAGCCCCGAAATCCAGCGTGTCGATCTCGGCGAGCGCGGCATCTATTACCGCGTCCTGGTTCCCGCTTCCTCCCGCGACGCCGCTGCCAATATCTGCACCAACATCAAAGCCGCCGGCGGCGACTGCCTGCTGCTCTAG
- a CDS encoding ScpA family protein, translating into MTSAQTDWFDTPPPPPADEVLHVDVEGYEGPLDLLLDLARRQKVDLATISVLALAEQYLAFIDKVRERRIEVAADYLVMAAWLAYLKSRLMVPQAPGDEEPSGEMLAAMLQFRLKRLEAMRAAASRLMNRPRLGFQIYARGAPEPLEIARRANWEASLYDLLKAYSIQRERGIVVEYSPLARTVWSLQDARDILQRLIGESHEWLSLDAYLVDYLASPAERATVRASSFASTLELVREGQIDMRQTETFGPLLLRRRRSDKP; encoded by the coding sequence ATGACGAGCGCCCAAACCGACTGGTTCGATACGCCGCCGCCGCCTCCGGCGGATGAAGTCCTGCATGTCGACGTCGAGGGTTATGAGGGCCCGCTTGATCTGTTGCTCGATCTGGCGCGGCGGCAGAAGGTCGATCTGGCCACCATTTCGGTCCTGGCCCTGGCCGAGCAATATCTGGCCTTCATCGACAAGGTGCGCGAGCGCCGTATCGAGGTGGCGGCCGATTATCTGGTCATGGCCGCCTGGCTCGCCTATCTCAAGAGCCGCCTCATGGTGCCGCAGGCGCCGGGCGACGAGGAACCCAGCGGCGAAATGCTCGCTGCCATGCTGCAATTCCGCCTCAAGCGCCTCGAAGCCATGCGCGCCGCGGCCAGCCGCTTGATGAACCGGCCCCGCCTGGGTTTCCAGATTTACGCGCGCGGCGCTCCCGAGCCGCTGGAAATTGCCCGCCGCGCCAATTGGGAGGCCAGCCTTTACGACCTGCTCAAGGCCTATTCGATCCAGCGCGAACGCGGCATCGTTGTCGAATATTCCCCCCTCGCCAGAACCGTCTGGTCGCTGCAGGATGCGCGCGACATTCTGCAACGGCTCATCGGCGAGAGTCACGAATGGCTGTCGCTGGATGCCTATCTCGTCGATTATCTCGCCAGCCCCGCCGAGCGGGCCACGGTGCGCGCCTCGTCCTTCGCCTCCACCCTGGAACTGGTGCGGGAGGGGCAGATCGACATGCGCCAGACCGAAACCTTCGGCCCGCTGCTCCTGCGCCGCCGCCGGAGCGACAAGCCGTGA
- the scpB gene encoding SMC-Scp complex subunit ScpB codes for MNDEATEDEIGEVLGRHLRIVEALLFASAEPLRASDIAPYLGEGADVGGLLAELQAQYAGRGVNLVRRGDGWAFRTAEDLGFLLRREEHETRPLSRAALETLSIIAYHQPATRAEIEEVRGVATGKGTLDLLMEAGWVRMRGRRRSPGRPVTYGTTEAFLDHFGLENLSDLPGLDELKGSGLLSGRLPPDLQIPLPFDGALREDEDPLDPSDPGDHEDDDV; via the coding sequence GTGAACGACGAGGCGACGGAAGACGAAATCGGCGAGGTGCTGGGCCGTCATCTGCGCATAGTCGAGGCGCTGCTCTTCGCTTCGGCCGAGCCGCTCCGCGCTTCCGACATCGCGCCCTATCTGGGCGAAGGCGCCGATGTGGGCGGATTGCTGGCCGAACTCCAGGCCCAATATGCGGGCAGGGGGGTGAACCTTGTCCGGCGTGGCGACGGCTGGGCCTTCCGCACTGCCGAGGATCTGGGATTCCTGCTGCGGCGCGAGGAACACGAGACGCGCCCGCTCTCCCGCGCCGCCCTCGAAACCCTCTCCATCATCGCCTATCACCAGCCGGCCACGCGCGCCGAAATCGAGGAAGTGCGCGGCGTCGCCACCGGCAAGGGCACGCTCGATCTGTTGATGGAAGCCGGCTGGGTGCGCATGCGTGGCCGCCGCCGCTCGCCGGGACGCCCCGTCACCTATGGCACCACCGAAGCCTTTCTCGATCATTTCGGGCTGGAAAACCTGTCCGACCTCCCGGGCCTCGATGAACTCAAGGGCTCAGGCCTGCTTTCCGGCCGCCTGCCGCCCGACCTGCAGATTCCGCTGCCCTTCGACGGCGCGCTGCGGGAAGACGAAGATCCGCTCGATCCGTCCGATCCCGGCGACCACGAAGATGACGATGTTTGA
- a CDS encoding twin-arginine translocase TatA/TatE family subunit codes for MHAPSIWGILVVAVVVILLFGRGKISGMMGEVASGIKAFQKGMKDDDKPVERIQTNAEVEAREAEKSKDA; via the coding sequence ATGCACGCGCCGTCTATTTGGGGCATCCTCGTCGTTGCCGTCGTCGTTATCCTGCTGTTCGGCCGTGGGAAGATTTCCGGCATGATGGGTGAGGTCGCCTCGGGCATCAAAGCCTTCCAGAAGGGCATGAAGGACGACGACAAGCCGGTCGAGCGGATTCAGACCAATGCCGAAGTCGAAGCCCGCGAAGCGGAAAAAAGCAAGGACGCCTGA
- the tatB gene encoding Sec-independent protein translocase protein TatB, which produces MIGLGWTEMLVIGVVALIVIGPKDLPVVMGRVGKVIGQIQRMGREFQREINKSTGLDEVRNLRSTITDPLKKTADEIRKEFNAIGKDGQQSPTGALKPTDPKVESVADAIKQQAGMTPAKSASGTGAKPGPATTVAAAPAKAAPAKKPAKPKAAAAAKPAKTAAKPAASKAEAAAAKPARKPRSKPAAAATPAAAVKKPRALRPKPAETAEKS; this is translated from the coding sequence ATGATCGGCCTAGGCTGGACAGAGATGCTGGTGATCGGCGTCGTGGCGCTGATTGTCATCGGCCCCAAGGACCTGCCTGTCGTCATGGGGCGGGTCGGCAAGGTCATCGGACAGATTCAGCGCATGGGCCGCGAGTTCCAGCGCGAGATCAACAAGTCCACCGGGCTCGATGAAGTGCGCAATCTGCGCAGCACCATCACCGATCCGCTGAAAAAGACCGCCGATGAAATCCGCAAGGAATTCAACGCCATCGGCAAGGACGGCCAGCAATCCCCCACCGGCGCGCTCAAGCCTACCGATCCCAAGGTCGAAAGCGTCGCCGATGCCATCAAGCAGCAGGCCGGCATGACGCCGGCCAAGTCCGCCTCCGGAACCGGCGCCAAGCCCGGGCCCGCGACAACCGTGGCTGCGGCGCCCGCCAAGGCGGCGCCGGCGAAAAAGCCGGCCAAGCCGAAAGCCGCTGCCGCCGCCAAACCGGCAAAGACCGCAGCAAAGCCTGCCGCGTCCAAGGCGGAGGCCGCTGCCGCCAAGCCGGCCCGCAAGCCGCGCAGCAAGCCTGCCGCTGCGGCGACCCCCGCGGCCGCCGTGAAAAAGCCCCGCGCCCTGCGCCCGAAACCTGCCGAAACGGCCGAAAAGAGCTAA
- the tatC gene encoding twin-arginine translocase subunit TatC, giving the protein MAETKQIEDQSKVEPEDELAGSEAPLLEHLIELRKRLIRSAVAIAVLMVVCFIFAGQIFDILLNPYRSIYPNPGDMELIYTAPQEFFFTQLNLAFFGAVFFGFPFLATQIYRFVAPGLYKHERKALVPYLIATPIFFVLGAAMVYFIVLPMALGFFANMQTEEIRLLAKVSEYLGLAMTLILAFGVCFQLPVVLTLLAQIDLINVEQLKKGRRYAIVGILAVAAFITPPDPISQIGLAIPMYGLYELSILSVRMVQKRREKALAAEASAES; this is encoded by the coding sequence ATGGCCGAAACCAAGCAGATCGAAGACCAAAGCAAGGTCGAGCCCGAGGATGAACTGGCCGGCAGCGAAGCGCCGCTGCTGGAGCATCTCATCGAACTGCGCAAGCGCCTCATCCGCAGCGCCGTCGCCATCGCCGTGCTGATGGTCGTCTGCTTCATCTTCGCCGGGCAGATTTTCGACATCCTGCTCAATCCCTATCGCTCCATCTATCCCAATCCGGGCGATATGGAGCTGATCTATACGGCGCCGCAGGAATTCTTCTTCACCCAGCTCAACCTCGCCTTTTTCGGCGCGGTGTTCTTCGGCTTCCCCTTCCTCGCCACCCAGATCTATCGCTTCGTCGCGCCCGGTCTCTACAAGCACGAACGCAAGGCGCTGGTGCCCTATCTGATCGCCACGCCGATCTTTTTCGTGCTGGGCGCCGCCATGGTCTATTTCATCGTCCTGCCCATGGCGCTCGGCTTTTTCGCCAATATGCAGACCGAGGAAATCCGGCTGCTGGCCAAGGTGTCTGAATATCTCGGCCTCGCCATGACGCTGATTCTGGCTTTCGGCGTCTGCTTCCAGCTGCCCGTGGTGCTGACGCTCTTGGCGCAGATCGACCTGATCAATGTCGAGCAGCTCAAGAAGGGCCGCCGCTACGCCATTGTCGGCATTCTCGCCGTCGCCGCCTTCATCACCCCGCCCGATCCGATCTCGCAGATCGGTCTTGCCATCCCCATGTACGGCCTTTACGAGCTGTCCATCCTGTCGGTTCGCATGGTGCAAAAGCGGCGCGAAAAGGCTCTGGCCGCCGAAGCGTCCGCCGAATCCTGA